In Carassius carassius chromosome 5, fCarCar2.1, whole genome shotgun sequence, one genomic interval encodes:
- the LOC132141211 gene encoding cholesterol 25-hydroxylase-like protein, which translates to MIVLFSLIIGGDALLQWIWDFIYAERHVLLSPHISVCAAFITHLIFSAPFMLLDVFSPYVGWLNKYRICREVVGLRQWFRCATLILRKYIVGVLPLTAVFLSVRRTHFPERAPSCFHAFRECVSCMLIFDTLFFFCHYTIHKIPWLYHNVHNIHHQHRDTFALAAQDSSISELLSLQTLAFISAMLVGCHPFSEILFHLVNTWMAVEDHCGYDFPWSMHRLLPCFGGAPHHLAHHQHFKGNFAPYFRHWDYIFGTSLPILVNERGHR; encoded by the exons ATGATTGTTCTCTTCTCACTGATTATCGGAGGCGATGCACTTCTTCAGTGGATTTGGGACTTCATATATGCGGAACGTCATGTGCTCCTGTCACCCCACATTAGCGTGTGCGCAGCTTTTATAACTCACCTCATCTTCTCTGCTCCCTTCATGCTTCTCGACGTGTTCAGTCCATACGTGGGATGGCTTAATAAGTACAGGATATGCCGTGAAGTCGTTGGCTTGCGTCAGTGGTTTCGATGTGCTACTCTAATTTTAAGGAAATACATTGTTGGCGTTTTACCGTTAACTGCAGTGTTTCTGTCGGTACGACGCACGCACTTCCCGGAGAGAGCACCGTCTTGTTTCCATGCCTTCAGGGAATGTGTCTCGTGCATGCTGATATTCGATACGCTCTTCTTCTTTTGTCATTACACCATTCACAA AATTCCCTGGCTGTACCACAACGTCCACAACATTCACCATCAGCACAGGGATACTTTTGCTCTGGCAGCTCAAGACTCCAGTATTTCTGAACTGCTGTCTTTACAAACCCTTGCATTTATAAGTGCCATGCTTGTGGGCTGCCACCCTTTTAGCGAAATCCTTTTCCATCTGGTTAACACCTGGATGGCTGTGGAGGATCACTGTGGATATGACTTTCCTTGGTCAATGCATCGGCTGTTGCCGTGCTTTGGCGGGGCACCGCACCACCTGGCCCATCATCAGCACTTTAAAGGGAACTTCGCCCCTTACTTCAGACACTGGGATTACATCTTTGGGACCTCGCTGCCAATTTTAGTAAATGAGAGAGGCCATAGATAG